Part of the Pseudorasbora parva isolate DD20220531a chromosome 13, ASM2467924v1, whole genome shotgun sequence genome is shown below.
taaagactacagccagtagaggagctatttagactaaagactacagccagtagaggagctatttagactaaagactacagtcagtagaggagctatttagactaaagactacagccagtagaggagctatttagactaaagactacagtcagtagaggagctatttagactaaagactacagtcagtagaggagctatttagactaaagactacagtcagtagaggagctatttagactaaagactacagtcagtagaggagctatttagactaaagactacagtcagtagaggagctatttagactaaagactacagccagtagaggagctatttagactaaagactacagtcagtagaggagctatttagactaaagactacagccagtagaggagctatttagactaaagactacagtcagtagaggagctatttagactaaagactacagtcagtagaggagctatttagactaaagactacagccagtagaggagctaattagactaaagactacagccagtagaggagctatttaggctaaagactacagtcagtagaggagctatttagactaaagactacagtcagtagaggagctatttagactaaagactacagtcagtagaggagctatttagactaaagactacagtcagtagaggagctatttagactaaagactacagccagtagaggagctatttagactaaagactacagtcagtagaggagctatttagactaaagactacagtcagtagaggagctatttagactaaagactacagtcagtagaggagctatttagactaaagactacagccagtagaggagctaattagactaaagactacagtcagtagaggagctatttagactaaagactacagtcagtagaggagctatttagactaaagactacagccagtagaggagctatttagactaaagactacagtcaatagaggagctatttagactaaagactacagtcagtagaggagctatttagactaaagactacagtcagtagaggagctatttagactaaagactacagtcagtagaggagctatttagactaaagactacagtcaatagaggagctatttagactaaagactacagtcaatagaggagctatttagactaaagactacagtcaatagaggagctatttagactaaagactacagtcagtagaggagctatttagactaaagactacagtcagtagaggagctatttagactaaagactacagtcagtagaggagctatttagactaaagactacagtcagtagaggagctatttagactaaagactacagccagtagaggagctatttagactaaagactacagtcagtagaggagctatttagactaaagactacagtcagtagaggagctatttagactaaagagtacagccagtagaggagctaattagactaaagactacagtcagtagaggagctatttagactaaagactacagccagtagaggagctatttagactaaagactacagtcagtagaggagctatttagactaaagactacagtcagtagaggagctatttagactaaagactacagtcagtagaggagctatttagactaaagactacagccagtagaggagctatttagactaaagactacagtcaatagaggagctatttagactaaagactacagtcagtagaggagctatttagactaaagactacagtcagtagaggagctatttagactaaagactacagccagtagaggagctatttagactaaagactacagtcagtagaggagctatttagactaaagactacagtcagtagaggagctatttagactaaaggcTACGTAAAAATATTACGTAAAACTTAAATTTGGACTTTTTATGTTTACTGTAGTTATGATCGGGTTAATGCGACTCCTGCAGTAACTTTGATTGTGTGTTGTCAGGATGTGCGAGTGTGTTTCCGTCCGCCGCTGGAGGTCAGAGAGGTCTTGCTCCTCACACACTCCATCCTGCAGGAGTTTCCCAGCCGAATCCCGCCTGAGTTCAGACCCTGGTTCCCGTCCGCTTTGGACACCCGGAGACCCATCCGACCCCGAAACCCTCCGCCTCTGATCTCCTCCTCCGAGGAGCCGCGGGATATCCCGGATGCTCCGGAAACTTCGGACACCCGGAGACCCATCCGATCCCGAAACTCTCCCCCTTTGAACATCCTGGATGCTTCCGACATCCGGAGACCCATCCGATCCCGAAACTCTCCGCCTCGGGATATCCAGGACACTTCGGACACCCGGAAAACCATCCGATCCCGAAACTCTCCACCTCGGGATATCCAGGACACTTCGGACACCCGGAAAACCATCCGATCCCGAAACTCTCCACCTCGGGATATCCAGGACACTTCGGACACCCGGAAAACCATCCGATCCCGAAACTCTCCACCTCGGGATATCCAGGACACTTCGGACACCCGGAAAACCATCCGATCCCGAAACTCTCCACCTCGGGATATCCAGGACACTTCGGACACCCGGAAAACCATCCTATCCCGAAACTCTCCGCTTCGGGACATCCAGGACACTTTGAACACCCGGAAAACCATCCAGGACACTTCGGACACCCGGAAAACCATCCGATCCCGAAACTCTCCGCCTCGGGACATCCAGGACACTTCGGACACCCGGAAAATAATCCGATCCCGAAACTCTCCTCCTCAGGATATCCAGGACACTTCGGACACCCGGAAAACGATCCAGGGCACTTCGGACACCTGGAAAACCATCAGATCCCGAAACTCTCCACCTCGGGACATCCCTGATGCTCCGGATCCCGGATCTGAGCGGAAGAGGTTCCAGCGCTCGTGGTGTGTGATCACAAACCGGACCGCTCCGCTCAGGATCACACACTCGTTCTCGCGGCCGTTCCGGAAGGCCATTGAGCAGCACGGGCTGGACCTCCACCAGCGGGTGAGGTGGGTGGTGTATGGGCATAGCTGTGTGTCCCGCGGGATGGAGGAGCTTTGGCTGGAGCTGAACCGGGCCATCCGCCGGTCCAAACTGCCCACCTGCAACGCCAACTTCCAGAGAGCGCTGGCCCAAATATGGCTTTACTGCGACGTGTTTTACTGCGAATACATCGGGAACTTCCTGAAGCAGGAGCTCCGGGTCTCCGGACGGATCAGCCTGACCGCACATAAACTCGGACACATCCTTCACTTATAGAGACGGAGCatatttaggccacgcccacaccggGGGGAAAACAATCAAACGCTcgccattgactttgtattgcgtgaagcGCTTCTTTGTCATTTTGGAGTCattacaaaaaacagaacaatgtctaaaagctgatgcGTGACGAGGTGTGCAGCAGACAAGCTAAAAGACACAGaactaagtttttataagctgtcgaccccaaaaaacgagcgtttaaagggttaattcacccaaaaaggaaaattctgtaattaattcctcaccctaatgtcggtCCACACCCGTTTGTGTTGGAACAcagtttattttagatttagtccgagagcttttctgttcctccaatgcaagtgtatgcacactatactgtccatgtccagaaagggaataaaaacatcatcacagtagtccatatgagacatcagtgggttaaatagagtctcttgaagcatccaaaatacatttgggtccaaaaataacaaaaactacgactttattcagcattggcttctcttccgcgtttgtgttcaatcctcaaataaagattcaaacggttatgagtcagtgaatcgattcatgattcggatcgccaatgtctcgtgatttcagcagtttgacacgcgatccgaatcatgaatcgattcactgattcataaccgtttgaatctttatttgaggattgaacacaaacccggaagagaagccaatgctgaataaagtcgtagtttttgttatttttggacccaaatgtattttggatgcttcaagagactctaattaacccactgatgtctcatatggactactgtgatgatgtttttattccctttctggacatggacagtatagtgtgcatacacttgcatacgctctcggactaaatataaaatatcttaaactgtgtgtgaagatgaacggaggtcttacgggtgtggagcgacattagggagaggagttaatgacagacaattcatttttggctgaactaaccctttaaggagacaaaagtggattcagGCAATCAATATGAAGATCAGCAGGAAGAACGGGTCAGTTTTGGTCTCTGTATGTCTACGGGTACAGTAAACATTtagtcaaatatccaaatgtcagttttatatattatatttcctgtctctGATTGATTTCTTTCCCCTCCTGTGGGCGTAGCTCTCAGTCTAATATAAAATGTCTCGCTCTGTCTCATTTACTTTTATGTctttaaacgctcgttttttgggTCAGCAGCTTATAAAAACGTCTGGGTtctttagcttgttttctgcGCACcgtgtcacatatcagctttaagacattgttcgttttttgtaataagtcagAAATGATAAGGAGGCGCTTCTCGCAGTaggaagtcaatggagacggcTGGTTTGTTCTGTCTCTATAAGATCGGACTGAGCTACACCTCATCTCATATTTATTACTGGACACGCAtgaattgtttgtttttatatgaTGTTATTAAAATGTGCTGTGCTCTTCACGTCTGTCTCTGTCGTGACTGAAGTGACACACACGAGGCTCTTCCTCAGTGTCTCCGTCCCGTTTCCTAAAGATTCCTAAATCAAGACACACTTGCTGAAGAGAAACGACTGACGACATGAAGTCTGAGAAGTGATGTGAGGTCAAGAAAATATCCTGTTTTAATTCCGgaattaagtttatttttctgacTCCATTGGGAGATAGAtttgggtgtgggtgtgtgtttgtttgagtgtgtgtttgagtgagtgagtctgtgtgtgtttgtttctgagtgtgtgtctgtgagtgtgtgtgtgtgtatgtatgtgagtgtgtctttgaaagtgtgtttttgtgtgtgtgtgtgtttgtttgtttgagtgagtgtgtgtgtgtgtgtgtgtgtgtgcgcatgtatTTGTTTCTGAatgtgtggctgtgtgtgtgtgtgtgtatgtatgtgagtgtgtctttgaaggtgtgtgtgtgtgtgtgtgtgtttgtttgtttgtttgagagtgagtgagtgtgtgtgtgtgtgcgtgtgtgtgtgtgtgtgtgtgtgtgtttgtttctgagtgtgtgtctgagtgagtgtgtgtgtgtgtgtgtgtgtgtttgtttgtttgtttgagagagtgagtgagggagtgagtgtgtgtgtgtgtgtgtgtttgagtgtgtttgagtaagtgagtgagtgagtgagtgtgtgtgtgtgtgtttgtttctgagtgtgtgtctgtgagtgagtgtgtgtgtgtgtttgtttgtgagtgtgtgtctgtgagtgagtgtgtgtttgtttctgagtgtgtgtctgtg
Proteins encoded:
- the zgc:101664 gene encoding uncharacterized protein zgc:101664; the protein is MSQDLKDVRVCFRPPLEVREVLLLTHSILQEFPSRIPPEFRPWFPSALDTRRPIRPRNPPPLISSSEEPRDIPDAPETSDTRRPIRSRNSPPLNILDASDIRRPIRSRNSPPRDIQDTSDTRKTIRSRNSPPRDIQDTSDTRKTIRSRNSPPRDIQDTSDTRKTIRSRNSPPRDIQDTSDTRKTIRSRNSPPRDIQDTSDTRKTILSRNSPLRDIQDTLNTRKTIQDTSDTRKTIRSRNSPPRDIQDTSDTRKIIRSRNSPPQDIQDTSDTRKTIQGTSDTWKTIRSRNSPPRDIPDAPDPGSERKRFQRSWCVITNRTAPLRITHSFSRPFRKAIEQHGLDLHQRVRWVVYGHSCVSRGMEELWLELNRAIRRSKLPTCNANFQRALAQIWLYCDVFYCEYIGNFLKQELRVSGRISLTAHKLGHILHL